AATTGGGAAATTAAGTGCAAACGCCAGTGGACCGGCATCAGCGTTGCTTGACCGAAAAACATTAAAGGCCACACAAGAATAGAAGGCTCTAAAACACCACTAAATGTCCCTCTAATATGTGGGCTAAGTGTGACAGACCAAGAGAAAATTAGGAATGCTAAACCTGGATATTTTTGACCAAACGTTGAGCGCAGAAATGCAAAACAGACTAGCAAACTCAATTCCACAGTAATTTGGGTCACCACCCAACTAAAGTTAAACTGGTCTGGTTTAAAAAAATGATTTCTCACCTCAAGGCCGGTAAATGTCAAGAAAGAGGTAAAGGCAATCCACAATCCTAAGCGCAGCCGATTTTGTATAAAATTATGCCGCCATGTTCCGTAATCACCGGCATTAGACACAGATTGAGTCCAAAGCAGAGGCGTCAGTATGTTTCTAATGCGTGCGTCTAGCCACGGTTTACCCACAAATTTTTGGTTCATTGCTGGTGTTTCGCACCTCTCGCTTGTGTGTGCCGGCGATTTTCTCTACAGGGAGAAGTCAACAGAGAGTCTTTTGTTTCACCCTTCCCTCTTTTCCCTTGACCCAACCTTCCTATAGTTGTACCTTAGTTATTCCACCTCTTGCAAAGCTTTAAAAAATAAAAATATCATGGGTTGGTGGACAGTTAAGAACCAGTTTTACAAAAGCGAAAAAGCCAAATGTTTATCCTGAGTCAAGCTAACAAAAAAATAGCAGAATTGCTAAAATTTTAGTCATTTATTCCTGAAAATGCTCGTCCATTAGCTGCCTGTCGCAAACAATTTTTTCTTTCACCCTTGACCTTTTCAGCCTTATCTTGCTTATTCGTATCCTGCGGACTAGCAACGATACCCCATTTTGTGGTATTTCTTACGGTCTGTGTAATTAAAGAAGAGGAGGGGGATTGCATGGCCGGTAGTGAGCTTCGTGCCGATATTTGGATCAGCGAGTACATTACGCCTTGGGACATTTATGTTCACGGGGTAACGCGAGTCCTCGCCTACAAAAAAACTGATTTTCAAGAAATGTACGTCGTGGAAACCGGCGCTTACGGCAAAGGACTGGTGCTCGACGGCAAATGGCAATCATGCACCGGCGACGAGTTTCTCTACCACGAGCCACTCGTACACCCCGCTATGATATTTCACGGGGAACCGAAAAAAGTGCTTGTCCTTGGCGGTGGTGAAGGCGCGACAGTGAGGGAAGTGCTGCGCTGGAAAACCGTTGAGAAAGTTGCCATGATTGACATTGATGGCGAAGTGGTGGAAGCTTGCCGCCAGCATTTGCCAGAAATGCACCAAAATGCATTTGATGATCCTCGTACCGAAGTTGTTATCGGTGACGCTTTGCATTTCTTAGATACCACCGATGATCGGTGGGATGTCGTCATTTCCGATCTTTCCGATCCTATCGAATCTGGCCCATCTTTCCAGCTATTTACCAAGGAATATTTCGAGAAAGTCCAGCGCGTGCTCTCACCAAACGGGTTTTTTGTTGTGCAAGCAGGGCCGGTTTCTCCGTCTGAAATGAAGCTTCACGCTCGCATTGTGCGAACCTTAAATTCGGTTTTCCCCAATGTAAAATCTTACACCAGCTACATCCCTACCTATGGATCTCCTTGGGGTTTTGCGGTTGCCTCAGCCTCGCCAATTAATACTCGTCCTGAACCGGAAAAAATTGACGAGATTTTGGCTAAACAGACCACAGGCGGTTTGCGAATGTTTGACGGCACCACTTTGTTGGGAATTTTACAGGTGCCGGGTCATTTGCGGCGAGCAATTGAATCAGAAACCCAAGTTTATACAATGGCAGAACCTCCAAAGTTTTTTGGCAAGGGATCTGTGAGTCAAGGCGCGAATGGTTAAGTGAAATTGATTGCAGAAATTCGGGGGTTAGAGGATGAGAAGTTATCTAGTCCCCGATCATTAAATTTATTTTGCAAGGTTGCCGGCTGGCACTTGTTAGATCAAGCTTTCTTAATTTAAAAGACCCATAAATTCCCATTTAAGCTGATTTCTTAGAAAATAGTAAATTCCTAACTTGCAGCAGAGGTATCCCGCCGTTCCTGCGACTAAGTGAAGTTAAAATATAAAAAATATAAATCTAGGATTACAAGATCCTAGAACAGTCAGAGCAAAAAAAATGTCTAATATAATTCACGCCCCAGTCGGATTTGTATCA
Above is a window of Microcoleus sp. FACHB-672 DNA encoding:
- the speE gene encoding polyamine aminopropyltransferase; the encoded protein is MAGSELRADIWISEYITPWDIYVHGVTRVLAYKKTDFQEMYVVETGAYGKGLVLDGKWQSCTGDEFLYHEPLVHPAMIFHGEPKKVLVLGGGEGATVREVLRWKTVEKVAMIDIDGEVVEACRQHLPEMHQNAFDDPRTEVVIGDALHFLDTTDDRWDVVISDLSDPIESGPSFQLFTKEYFEKVQRVLSPNGFFVVQAGPVSPSEMKLHARIVRTLNSVFPNVKSYTSYIPTYGSPWGFAVASASPINTRPEPEKIDEILAKQTTGGLRMFDGTTLLGILQVPGHLRRAIESETQVYTMAEPPKFFGKGSVSQGANG